The genomic interval AATATTGGTAATCCAAACGTCTCTTGCATCTGATACGCAAGCAACTATGTTAAAATGTTGTATCAAAATCCTTTAAAGTATGTCATGTACATCATGTTGTGTTATTTGCGTAtggtagtgtgtgtgtgtgtatctgtgtctgtgttaTGCGCAATGTGTTTGAAATTACACAGAGTTACATACATGCGGGTATgtatgtgcgcgtgtgtgtgtatatgtttcGTAGTTTACAGGCAGTTATGTAAGTTACTTTTCAACCAAATAACTTTGATTACAGTTGCCATTGTTGGTtagctgcgtgtgtgtgtgtgtgtgtgtgtgtgtgtctagtgGATGTTCGCGCGTGTCTGGGGGCACATGCATAGCAGAGCTAACAACTACATACACAAGTGCAGGATGGCTTCTAATCTATGTATGATATTTCTCATTTCTAGTTTATATTTTAGGCATACAATTAAACCTAGATAGACATGGATGCtagcttaaaatttaaaatattggtattatatcataaattaaattaaaaatgtttatttttgggtttattataaaatttcacACTGTTTAAAAGGTTGCCATGATTATCGTTTTGTTACatgttatgtatttatatagtgTATATTTGTAGTCTGTATGACAATGAGAATGTGTGATGCGCTTATTGCTTCTGCTTCGACATGTACAATGAGATTCGCATTCTTCTTACATAAGTTAACTCATTTTACAAATCATAAATTAGACATaaacttaaacaaattgacaaaaaaaatgtacaattaaaatcaaacaaattaacatGATTATGtgaatatgaaataaaacttaaaatttagCGAGCAGAGACTTTAAAATGAACTTaaatcatacaaaatatatatatataaatgtatatcgAACATAAGCATAAATGTTAATTAAGAAtagttatatatttcatataatacATAAGGCCTTGATAGGGGGTATATCGAGTTCAATTCTTATAATGTACATAAGAGTTCAGATGACACTCTGCCAAAGGTTAAAGCCAATCCGGCGAGGAGTCTTTAtgactgtgtgtgttttttatgaAGATGTGGCTAGTGAGCGTGCCCTGGTTTTGTGAGGCGTGCTCCTTGTGACACATATAATACAGCTCATCATATATAGaatgcatgtttgtatgtagGTATGCAAGTATAACAACATGTGCTATACATATGTGATATTCGTTTATATTAGTTTGGTATCgtttgattttcgaattgtcttgttgttgttgttgttgatttggttgctgtttgtttgttgtttaattgttttgttcacgattgttttgttattgtttcttatttggattttgtttttgcttggaTTTTTACATTGTGAATAAATGCGTTTAGTTCAAGAACTTTGCTATTGTTATCATTATGAGGTTGGCCAACATGATGCAAATGCTTGATTCTGGCAAATAGCTACCTCCGCTCACAACAATGTCTTTCTCCTCCAGGAGCGGATAGTCGATGACATGTATAATGCCATTGGTGCACTCAACATCTGGCCGATAAACATTGATCTTCTTATAATTCCACACGAGCACATATCCTGAAATGAGATTGTAAGCGATTAATAAGAGATTTCGTTTAGCTTTCCCAGTAAAGATCTAAGGTGATATGCTATGGAGCACACGGTGAGATTTATGTTTTGCATGAAATGAGGCAAGTTTTGATGGCTGTAGTGGGTTGTTTGTGCAATGGGTTGACAAACGGCAGCACTCACCAGTCCATTCGTGACTAGCATACTCATCATGTAGATCTTTTAcatatattgttttgtttttgttaaatacaAAGCATGAGATTTTGGTAAAGTCGAAGAGAAACAGCAAAAGTTAGTACAGATAATGGTACCGATAGCATCgaatcgaaataaaaagcTTTTTGAGTGCCCTAAGTGGCTACAACTTAGTATAACTTACGTCCAGCCTCCTCCTCGACCTTCACTTTGAGTGAATCACGGAGTGTGGGCAGCACCACGTTGTCTGTGGTAAGTGACATTTGCGCAAGATCTTTCATGGTAAACACATGATCCGCAAGGACCAGATGGCGTTCCAAAATGTACTTGGACTGTTATGTAAGAGAAATACAGAAAAAGAGACAGAAATATAAGTAATAGAAGGCTTTGTACGAAATGAGTATCTGTTTACATGGTAGGCGAAGTCACGCATGAAGAGCTTCTTGTGCGCCGAGGGATAATCCAGTTCAGTCTTCTGCCAACCCTTGTCGCGGGGCACAAAGAACGTGTATCGGCGTTGGGTATTGTTCAGCTGATCGTTAAAGTGCGAGAACTCGCCCATCTTGTAGGTATCGCTGTTAAAAGCCAAAGGCATtagcaacaaaagaaaactgtTTAGAAATAGGTGTTACCTCATCATGGGATCGGTTTCCAGCTTGCCCAGCACAGTAGTATGCGGCACGCCTAGCACACGGTCAATGATATGCACATAGCCATTGGTTTGTGCCACATCAGCCTGCAGCACTGTGGCGTTAACGCCACCACCTTCAACAGTGATCACAGCATCAGCATCGTCGCCGTTGATATTAAAGTAAAGGAACGTTCTATTATTCACCGTTGGCACCTGAGCAATCTAGAAGTGAATAAAGTAACTTGAAATgtgattttaaaatatttttaaatcagATCATACCATATTAGCATTTTTCTGTCTGATCTTCTCGACATTCAAGCGATCCTTGATGATGTGCATATTCAGAATATCGGTCATCTTCTTGCGATCCCTGTAAACAACAGTTTTGTTAGAGATTTCATCTTAGCCGGATAATCGCGAGTTTACCTAATAATATTGTCAATGGAAGATATGTTCCAAGCCTCATTGCTGGGTGCCAAAATGGTCACTTCAGACAGATTGTTGATGCCTTCCAGCACTGCGCCACCGGCGTCCATGATCACCTCGTAGAATTTGCGCAGTGCTCCATTCTCGCCGTTATCCTTTAAAATAGAAGCGATTGTTTAgggatatatatttttgtgtcataaataactcaaaactattaaGTTAATAAATTGGGAGTAGGGCGCTCAAGCGATATATGTTTGGATTATagtatgtttatttttatggagTGTACGAACATCAAACAGTTATACATTTTAGATATATCCACAacatttattatgtttttaaaatcttAACAAAAGAAGTGAGCGCCAATTGATTTGGAAATCATGTTTATAACTGAAAAGTAAATGCGGAAAGCGATTCGTCTAGTAGAGCTGGCTAATCTCAGCGATTGTCGCTGATTCATTTCTATATGATTAAATCAAGAGGTGATTTCTAATAATCTCtgggcataaaaaataaagcaataagAATGGAATGTGGGCCCAGGTGGCGATTATTGTGTTCAGTGGATGAGGTTCAGGGGCAAGCTGATGAATGTTGAGTTTGAGAATTGGTTGTGTTATACAATTACTTACGTTCAGAAACTAATTCGGTTAAATCGGTGTACAACGTTAAAAATgcatattcattttaaaatattgagCATATATCATAGAAATTGTGTATGGTTTGTGTCGTATTCGTTTACGAGTATTATTTCAGGTTCCGCGCAGTGTGCAAGTTCCGCCACCGAGTTggaaaaatgtttgaaataaAGTAGTAGGGAAATAGAGTTTATTTACTTTGGTTTCTTTTGCGGAGTTGAATAGTTGCTTAACGagtatttatattgaaatttgGATTTGGCAAGCACAGCTTTTGActtaaaaaaacttttttagtTATGCAAAACAATTCAACAACTTTAAATTTCAGTAGCGTGCACACAAATGCTAAGAGACGATAATAAATGAGGTGAAGGCCCCTTAAATTAACTAAGCTTAcagaaaaattcaaaaattaaagaacTAAAAGCAATTGATCAAAACCAAAACGAATTGTATATCAGAATAAGTTCACATTTCGACATGCAGTCACAAAAGGAAGAActcaacaaatgaaaataagatatataattttagACGAGACTATCtgtttttataaacaattaagCTCAAAACAGCTGATCAAATTTTAAGCACTTGCAACATTTTAACTGTGTTGCACCAGCGGCTTTTGAGATCCAATCGAAAGCTGTCAGTTATCGAGACAATTGAAGCTacatcaataataataaatgaagtctgtttttctctttataataaaaatatcatcaaagTAAAACTAACTGGTGTTTTGAAAAGTATATAAAACAAGTCTATAGAACATGCCTAGGAAACATGCAGgcatacaaataaatgtaataaattcGACAACAAATGTGAACCGAAATACTAACTAAACTTTAGACTATTCATTTGTATATACAAGGGCACGAATTGTTTACTGTACAGATATAACTAACTTCAATAAGAATTGTTTACCTTGAACGACTGTATTTTACGTATTGTTTGTCAATTGTGGGGATTTTCAGTTTATATCGAATCAAGTTTCATTTTGTGAGCGATATTTGCATGTACGAGAAACAGAATATAGATCAAACGGTCAGTAAACCGATAATGGCAAAAGCGCgaattacaacaaaatgctaaacAAACAGTCAGAAATGTTGAAAATGTAAACAGTCAGATGAGCCGAGCTTTGAGCTGATTTTCAATGCACAACAACATATATAATGTATTATGTAGGTCGGATGTATGTCTGCGATCAGCCATGGACGAGATGCGTCTACAGCTAGAGTAACACTTAAAATTACGTTCAAAGCATGCCGACTGAGCGAACGATCGGGCGAGCTGAGAGCTGAGATGTGAAGCTTCGAATGGAGGTATGCTTAAGACATTTGCGACATTTTACATGGACTGGGCGTGGTTCACCAATGCACTCGATCGGGAAATATGGAGGAATAGTGAATGAAGTTTTTGAAGTGCGCCAGTGCAAGCAATGCTTCAagaattttcataatttttcattCAGTAAGCCAATAATGTGTGTCTAATTTAAGCGATTTGCTTGCGACTGCCACAAAGTCGGAGTCGGGAGCGCATTGAGCTGCAGTTTGAAAGTGAAGCATTTCTGTGGAATATCGTTTTGATAGTTGTGCCAATTAGAGCCTTGGAAATTGCAGCTCATGATTGTTTGTTGGTGTTGCAAGatagaaaatattgaaatttggtttttaaagataaatttacattaaatacattgcgtttttctttttgtttttgattgaaTTTTGGCAATACTTACATTACACccaaaatttttttaaaataaaatttatattttaaaaattattttaaaataaaattttgcttttgattttacaTGAAACCGAACTAGTTAACATTACGTGCAAAATCTGGAGTGCTCGACGGCACCAACAAACCTTACACTAATCTCAAGATCTCTCATAAAAGATCTATGCAAATTCAGTTCTATGTAGAATCAGACTTGGGGTTTTCGTTTTTGGCAAAGTGTAACTATTGAGTTTTTGAGATCAAGCGTCGCTTTATGatctgcatacatacatacatataatacatttgtatgcatatatgtatgtgtgtgtctactgTCAATGTCAAGTTTATGGTGCTATTTGATACTTTTGTTTTGACTTTGCATATAGAAGAACGCTGGAAATCGGGGTCCCTCAAGCAGACGCGCATCACTTGTTCCTGTCGAGCGCAGCTCAGCTAAATGCAAAGCTTTgtgatgtgtgtgttttctttgtatgtttgcatgtatatatgtgtgggtgggtgtgtgtgtgtgtgtgtgtgtgtgtgtgtgtgtgtgtgtgtgtgtgggtgtaagCATTTGCTGAGGCAGCTGGCAAGCCCAGCGACCCGGTGCTGCGTGCCGAGCCAATCAAAATGCCAAGCCTTATCACCAGTCAAGGCCACTGACTAAATATTactatgtgtgtgggtgtacgTATCTCTGTTTTGTATCTAAGACTGGGTGCTACGCCCACCTACCTGTAGGAATTGGGTGACAGTCGTATCGATGATCATGAGCGGACGATGGATCAAATGGATCACACCGTTTTTCACAGGTATATTGGCCTTGACAATCTCGGCCAGGACCACACCCTGAGGATGCTTAGCATCGCCAATAATTGTATTGGACTTGACATACACTGCAAGAGGAAGTTGAACAAATATTGAGTAATTGTATGTTGAACGCTGCAATTATAGATCTCACTTTTGCCGTCCTTCTGCTTGAAGAAGCTCACTGTGACCTTGAGCTGATCCTCGAAGGCAGCGGAAGTCTTGGGTTCGTCATGTTGCGAGGCGGCAGTGAAAATGACAGTGTTTGGTATAACATGACCATCGATGACCTTGCCATCTACCAAACTGCTGCGGGTCGAGAGCTGCGTggaatcaaaacaaatatagaaataaacaTTTGATCGAAGGATGAAAACTATTAAGGCTAAACCCACCTTGAAGCCCTCATCGACGGGCAACAGAAAGGTGTGTGCCCCAGGCGCCTGATAGAGCGATTCCTTCTTCATTAGCGTAACCTGGGAGCGATAGGTGCGCAGTTTGTTGTCGCCCACGTTCAGCTGATCAGCCTTTTGTATAAATTGAAGTGCATCGAGATTGTTTATTTCTGTCttggcagttggcagcgcAGTGAGTGGATCTAGCACCTCGTCGATAATGTGCATGACCTACacagcaaattaaatataatggCACAGTTAATAATAtcaattgtataaatattcaattgaAAGATTCATCACTGACCTGTCGCTTGCCCTCGCGATCGGTCAGCTCGACGCTGAGTGAGGGTATGATGCGCGCATTGTTCACGTAGATGTCACCATTGCGGCTCTTTGTGATGTACAGCGGAGGATTGCCGTTCATGTCCGATGACACGGTCTTTTCCAGTTGATCTTTGCTGAACGCCGCGGTGGCTGAGCGTGGGAGagaatgcattttaattaaataattcgcATGAATCAGAGTACTTACTGATGTGATAGAGGACATGTGTGGGTCCCTTGTGGCGCTGGAAGGCTTCATTGGTGGGCACAAAGATAGTGCAGGAGCGCAGCGAGAGCGTCGAATTGGCAACAGGATTCTGCTCCAACAGACTATAGAACTGTAAGCACAAACGATAGGACATGTCTTAGAATACTTGCAAAACTTTGTTGGACAGTGTATTGCATGCACGTAAATATCGAACCAAACAAAACCATGCATGGGGGAGCGTTTGCCATTTGGCAAACTAACGACCTGTGGGCCAATTCTACTTGCAAATCCATGGCAACGTCAAACAACTGCTAAAACAGAGCACAGCCCGCTCGGGCTGAGAAAGGTTTATTGAACCAATTACGTAAGCAGCGTCAGGAGCAGTCCATAGGGCGGGTTTGTTGCCTTGCGCCCATTTCGAATACCGAATACGTGCACTTAAATTGTGTGTGTCATTACTGAGAGCTTGATGCCTATCAGGACACTGGCAATGGCACATGGTACTGCATTTTCCAAGTGCAGCTACCCTACATAACAGACGCTGACCCTTTGGGCTAGCTACCACCTGCCTGGCGACACATGCGACCGCACACTTTGCGGCTTCCCAATGtggcaccaccagcaccatcACCACCATCGCCGTCGACACGCCCCGCTGCACATTCTCAGCCAGCTTTATGAGTGGTGCCACAAACGTAGCTCACTTTTTTTCAAATTGACCGTCTCTCTTTAGGTGCTtgtgcatgaatgtgtgtgtgtgtgtgtgtgtgtatactcCCGCACCTTTTTTCGTTTCTCACGTTGTACCTATTTTTGCTGTTTCTCGTCCTGGCGTAGCTAGTGAGTCAcgtcaattttattttaagggCTGCTTGGTTCTCTTCCCACTGCACGTATCCTAGTTTGGGCAGCACCATCAAAGGACTTTTTAGTAATTGGAGACGCCAGTTGTCGCTGTCGTTATCGTCCTGCAACGTTATCGTCGCTATTTTGTTGGTTGGTTTCCATTTCACTTTCTAAATGCTTTCGTTTATCTTACTGCTTGCCGGTGGATTGGTGCCAGAGAATGTGCTTATTGGTTAAGTGAACTGCGGCCAGTTGCGGCTGGCTACCAAGGGACAAGGTCTCATTCCTTAGCACTCTGCATTTACGATGCGAGCTTAAGGCTAATCGCTAAGaacatattttctatttaacaACAGAAAAGTTACTTTTAAATGAACTTAAGtccttttatatatttaaatcgtCTATTCTATTTTCAGAAAGCTAACATCTTCGACGGACTACCGCGTATACAAACTAATCGATTGCAATCGAAAATTTTCTGAAGCGAAGAGAATAAAGTTATCAGTGCTTTATAGGGAAAAGATGAGTTGTAACTTTAAGTTATAGTAACaactgtaaatatatttaaaaaaaaacaactttttatAACATAAAGACATTGCATACTCATGTTAACATAACTAACGAAACGAAAGAGCGCCATGACTGTTACAAAGATTCTGATAATGTGTCTGATTAAAGACTCTGCTGTGAGCAGCGAGGCAATTCACttgcaattatatatttacataaatatgaacATTACCAAATGGTAGGCAGATCAAACTTAATGGGTTTCATAGATATAATCCTGCCAGATGAGCTGTCTTCGCATAGTCATTGCTCCCAGGGGAGAGTGTGCGATGCTTGCTTTGCATAAGTGCAAACTGTCAACTGTAATTCATTACCAACTCCCATTGACAAACAATGCGAAGAGCGTGGCACACACAATGCAAACTTTTCTTAAATGAAGCGAGGGCGCTGAAAGGAAACACCCCTCGGTCAAAACTTTGCTGTTTCAAAATGCATTCGATTTTCATGCGCAGCGCGCAGTGCCATTGAACCCTGTCCGGGACAGAGGCAGAGTCTGATATTGGTGTGCACCCTGCGCCTGTCCCGGCTAGAGTCAAGGGCATCATGACTCAGAGAGCCAGACGGCGGTGCAAACAAATTCGGCTAATGCAGCCACAGCGTTGGTCATTGCCAACCCTCATGGGGGGGGGTGGGATGACGCCCACTCAGAACACACAACCCttgtttgaaatttattaACGAAATTAAGGCAAAAAACATGTAACGGTTTTTCATGTAACAATTTTTAAGATAACATTTcttgttgctatttttgttgttgttgcagcttaCCCTTACTGGCATAAGGCGCCTGAAGGATTTGGCAGTGTtctgaaagagagagagagagagacagagaacCGCTGGCagttcaaattttgtttgcaactcacatattttgtgctttttagccaaaatttatttaatttgtactAGACAGGGAACAAAACAAGCTACGAGTACGAGGgctgtatgcatatgtgttttcgggtgtgtgtatctgtgagtACGTTATCATTGAATGGGGCGTGTCACATGAGGGAGTACATTTCGGCAGCTAATGGAGTAATTGCTACACTTGGACGGGGATCCGAAACGCAGAAAAGAGCAGCCGGCTAGCCTGACCAGCTTCCTGCGCAGCACTTGATCTCATCATTGATTAGCTGCAGCATTGCGGGTGTGAGAGTTCCCGAATGTAATTGGTACAAattatgcatatgtacatatatggtACATTGTATGCGCATGGCAAAGTTT from Drosophila virilis strain 15010-1051.87 chromosome 2, Dvir_AGI_RSII-ME, whole genome shotgun sequence carries:
- the Fas1 gene encoding fasciclin-1 isoform X3; translation: MFVSCETSALAALLLLCCCTMHAAAADLVDKLRDDSELSQNTAKSFRRLMPVRFYSLLEQNPVANSTLSLRSCTIFVPTNEAFQRHKGPTHVLYHITTAAFSKDQLEKTVSSDMNGNPPLYITKSRNGDIYVNNARIIPSLSVELTDREGKRQVMHIIDEVLDPLTALPTAKTEINNLDALQFIQKADQLNVGDNKLRTYRSQVTLMKKESLYQAPGAHTFLLPVDEGFKLSTRSSLVDGKVIDGHVIPNTVIFTAASQHDEPKTSAAFEDQLKVTVSFFKQKDGKMYVKSNTIIGDAKHPQGVVLAEIVKANIPVKNGVIHLIHRPLMIIDTTVTQFLQDNGENGALRKFYEVIMDAGGAVLEGINNLSEVTILAPSNEAWNISSIDNIIRDRKKMTDILNMHIIKDRLNVEKIRQKNANMIAQVPTVNNRTFLYFNINGDDADAVITVEGGGVNATVLQADVAQTNGYVHIIDRVLGVPHTTVLGKLETDPMMSDTYKMGEFSHFNDQLNNTQRRYTFFVPRDKGWQKTELDYPSAHKKLFMRDFAYHSKYILERHLVLADHVFTMKDLAQMSLTTDNVVLPTLRDSLKVKVEEEAGHLHDEYASHEWTGYVLVWNYKKINVYRPDVECTNGIIHVIDYPLLEEKDIVVSGGSYLPESSICIMLANLIMITIAKFLN
- the Fas1 gene encoding fasciclin-1 isoform X8; the encoded protein is MFVSCETSALAALLLLCCCTMHAAAADLVDKLRDDSELSQFYSLLEQNPVANSTLSLRSCTIFVPTNEAFQRHKGPTHVLYHITTAAFSKDQLEKTVSSDMNGNPPLYITKSRNGDIYVNNARIIPSLSVELTDREGKRQVMHIIDEVLDPLTALPTAKTEINNLDALQFIQKADQLNVGDNKLRTYRSQVTLMKKESLYQAPGAHTFLLPVDEGFKLSTRSSLVDGKVIDGHVIPNTVIFTAASQHDEPKTSAAFEDQLKVTVSFFKQKDGKMYVKSNTIIGDAKHPQGVVLAEIVKANIPVKNGVIHLIHRPLMIIDTTVTQFLQDNGENGALRKFYEVIMDAGGAVLEGINNLSEVTILAPSNEAWNISSIDNIIRDRKKMTDILNMHIIKDRLNVEKIRQKNANMIAQVPTVNNRTFLYFNINGDDADAVITVEGGGVNATVLQADVAQTNGYVHIIDRVLGVPHTTVLGKLETDPMMSDTYKMGEFSHFNDQLNNTQRRYTFFVPRDKGWQKTELDYPSAHKKLFMRDFAYHSKYILERHLVLADHVFTMKDLAQMSLTTDNVVLPTLRDSLKVKVEEEAGRYVLVWNYKKINVYRPDVECTNGIIHVIDYPLLEEKDIVVSGGSYLPESSICIMLANLIMITIAKFLN
- the Fas1 gene encoding fasciclin-1 isoform X1, with amino-acid sequence MFVSCETSALAALLLLCCCTMHAAAADLVDKLRDDSELSQNTAKSFRRLMPVRFYSLLEQNPVANSTLSLRSCTIFVPTNEAFQRHKGPTHVLYHITTAAFSKDQLEKTVSSDMNGNPPLYITKSRNGDIYVNNARIIPSLSVELTDREGKRQVMHIIDEVLDPLTALPTAKTEINNLDALQFIQKADQLNVGDNKLRTYRSQVTLMKKESLYQAPGAHTFLLPVDEGFKLSTRSSLVDGKVIDGHVIPNTVIFTAASQHDEPKTSAAFEDQLKVTVSFFKQKDGKMYVKSNTIIGDAKHPQGVVLAEIVKANIPVKNGVIHLIHRPLMIIDTTVTQFLQFLNDNGENGALRKFYEVIMDAGGAVLEGINNLSEVTILAPSNEAWNISSIDNIIRDRKKMTDILNMHIIKDRLNVEKIRQKNANMIAQVPTVNNRTFLYFNINGDDADAVITVEGGGVNATVLQADVAQTNGYVHIIDRVLGVPHTTVLGKLETDPMMSDTYKMGEFSHFNDQLNNTQRRYTFFVPRDKGWQKTELDYPSAHKKLFMRDFAYHSKYILERHLVLADHVFTMKDLAQMSLTTDNVVLPTLRDSLKVKVEEEAGHLHDEYASHEWTGYVLVWNYKKINVYRPDVECTNGIIHVIDYPLLEEKDIVVSGGSYLPESSICIMLANLIMITIAKFLN
- the Fas1 gene encoding fasciclin-1 isoform X2, with product MFVSCETSALAALLLLCCCTMHAAAADLVDKLRDDSELSQNTAKSFRRLMPVRFYSLLEQNPVANSTLSLRSCTIFVPTNEAFQRHKGPTHVLYHITTAAFSKDQLEKTVSSDMNGNPPLYITKSRNGDIYVNNARIIPSLSVELTDREGKRQVMHIIDEVLDPLTALPTAKTEINNLDALQFIQKADQLNVGDNKLRTYRSQVTLMKKESLYQAPGAHTFLLPVDEGFKLSTRSSLVDGKVIDGHVIPNTVIFTAASQHDEPKTSAAFEDQLKVTVSFFKQKDGKMYVKSNTIIGDAKHPQGVVLAEIVKANIPVKNGVIHLIHRPLMIIDTTVTQFLQSFKDNGENGALRKFYEVIMDAGGAVLEGINNLSEVTILAPSNEAWNISSIDNIIRDRKKMTDILNMHIIKDRLNVEKIRQKNANMIAQVPTVNNRTFLYFNINGDDADAVITVEGGGVNATVLQADVAQTNGYVHIIDRVLGVPHTTVLGKLETDPMMSDTYKMGEFSHFNDQLNNTQRRYTFFVPRDKGWQKTELDYPSAHKKLFMRDFAYHSKYILERHLVLADHVFTMKDLAQMSLTTDNVVLPTLRDSLKVKVEEEAGHLHDEYASHEWTGYVLVWNYKKINVYRPDVECTNGIIHVIDYPLLEEKDIVVSGGSYLPESSICIMLANLIMITIAKFLN
- the Fas1 gene encoding fasciclin-1 isoform X5 codes for the protein MFVSCETSALAALLLLCCCTMHAAAADLVDKLRDDSELSQFYSLLEQNPVANSTLSLRSCTIFVPTNEAFQRHKGPTHVLYHITTAAFSKDQLEKTVSSDMNGNPPLYITKSRNGDIYVNNARIIPSLSVELTDREGKRQVMHIIDEVLDPLTALPTAKTEINNLDALQFIQKADQLNVGDNKLRTYRSQVTLMKKESLYQAPGAHTFLLPVDEGFKLSTRSSLVDGKVIDGHVIPNTVIFTAASQHDEPKTSAAFEDQLKVTVSFFKQKDGKMYVKSNTIIGDAKHPQGVVLAEIVKANIPVKNGVIHLIHRPLMIIDTTVTQFLQDNGENGALRKFYEVIMDAGGAVLEGINNLSEVTILAPSNEAWNISSIDNIIRDRKKMTDILNMHIIKDRLNVEKIRQKNANMIAQVPTVNNRTFLYFNINGDDADAVITVEGGGVNATVLQADVAQTNGYVHIIDRVLGVPHTTVLGKLETDPMMSDTYKMGEFSHFNDQLNNTQRRYTFFVPRDKGWQKTELDYPSAHKKLFMRDFAYHSKYILERHLVLADHVFTMKDLAQMSLTTDNVVLPTLRDSLKVKVEEEAGHLHDEYASHEWTGYVLVWNYKKINVYRPDVECTNGIIHVIDYPLLEEKDIVVSGGSYLPESSICIMLANLIMITIAKFLN
- the Fas1 gene encoding fasciclin-1 isoform X7, translating into MFVSCETSALAALLLLCCCTMHAAAADLVDKLRDDSELSQFYSLLEQNPVANSTLSLRSCTIFVPTNEAFQRHKGPTHVLYHITTAAFSKDQLEKTVSSDMNGNPPLYITKSRNGDIYVNNARIIPSLSVELTDREGKRQVMHIIDEVLDPLTALPTAKTEINNLDALQFIQKADQLNVGDNKLRTYRSQVTLMKKESLYQAPGAHTFLLPVDEGFKLSTRSSLVDGKVIDGHVIPNTVIFTAASQHDEPKTSAAFEDQLKVTVSFFKQKDGKMYVKSNTIIGDAKHPQGVVLAEIVKANIPVKNGVIHLIHRPLMIIDTTVTQFLQSFKDNGENGALRKFYEVIMDAGGAVLEGINNLSEVTILAPSNEAWNISSIDNIIRDRKKMTDILNMHIIKDRLNVEKIRQKNANMIAQVPTVNNRTFLYFNINGDDADAVITVEGGGVNATVLQADVAQTNGYVHIIDRVLGVPHTTVLGKLETDPMMSDTYKMGEFSHFNDQLNNTQRRYTFFVPRDKGWQKTELDYPSAHKKLFMRDFAYHSKYILERHLVLADHVFTMKDLAQMSLTTDNVVLPTLRDSLKVKVEEEAGRYVLVWNYKKINVYRPDVECTNGIIHVIDYPLLEEKDIVVSGGSYLPESSICIMLANLIMITIAKFLN
- the Fas1 gene encoding fasciclin-1 isoform X6; translated protein: MFVSCETSALAALLLLCCCTMHAAAADLVDKLRDDSELSQFYSLLEQNPVANSTLSLRSCTIFVPTNEAFQRHKGPTHVLYHITTAAFSKDQLEKTVSSDMNGNPPLYITKSRNGDIYVNNARIIPSLSVELTDREGKRQVMHIIDEVLDPLTALPTAKTEINNLDALQFIQKADQLNVGDNKLRTYRSQVTLMKKESLYQAPGAHTFLLPVDEGFKLSTRSSLVDGKVIDGHVIPNTVIFTAASQHDEPKTSAAFEDQLKVTVSFFKQKDGKMYVKSNTIIGDAKHPQGVVLAEIVKANIPVKNGVIHLIHRPLMIIDTTVTQFLQSFKFLNDNGENGALRKFYEVIMDAGGAVLEGINNLSEVTILAPSNEAWNISSIDNIIRDRKKMTDILNMHIIKDRLNVEKIRQKNANMIAQVPTVNNRTFLYFNINGDDADAVITVEGGGVNATVLQADVAQTNGYVHIIDRVLGVPHTTVLGKLETDPMMSDTYKMGEFSHFNDQLNNTQRRYTFFVPRDKGWQKTELDYPSAHKKLFMRDFAYHSKYILERHLVLADHVFTMKDLAQMSLTTDNVVLPTLRDSLKVKVEEEAGRYVLVWNYKKINVYRPDVECTNGIIHVIDYPLLEEKDIVVSGGSYLPESSICIMLANLIMITIAKFLN
- the Fas1 gene encoding fasciclin-1 isoform X4, whose protein sequence is MFVSCETSALAALLLLCCCTMHAAAADLVDKLRDDSELSQNTAKSFRRLMPVRFYSLLEQNPVANSTLSLRSCTIFVPTNEAFQRHKGPTHVLYHITTAAFSKDQLEKTVSSDMNGNPPLYITKSRNGDIYVNNARIIPSLSVELTDREGKRQVMHIIDEVLDPLTALPTAKTEINNLDALQFIQKADQLNVGDNKLRTYRSQVTLMKKESLYQAPGAHTFLLPVDEGFKLSTRSSLVDGKVIDGHVIPNTVIFTAASQHDEPKTSAAFEDQLKVTVSFFKQKDGKMYVKSNTIIGDAKHPQGVVLAEIVKANIPVKNGVIHLIHRPLMIIDTTVTQFLQDNGENGALRKFYEVIMDAGGAVLEGINNLSEVTILAPSNEAWNISSIDNIIRDRKKMTDILNMHIIKDRLNVEKIRQKNANMIAQVPTVNNRTFLYFNINGDDADAVITVEGGGVNATVLQADVAQTNGYVHIIDRVLGVPHTTVLGKLETDPMMSDTYKMGEFSHFNDQLNNTQRRYTFFVPRDKGWQKTELDYPSAHKKLFMRDFAYHSKYILERHLVLADHVFTMKDLAQMSLTTDNVVLPTLRDSLKVKVEEEAGRYVLVWNYKKINVYRPDVECTNGIIHVIDYPLLEEKDIVVSGGSYLPESSICIMLANLIMITIAKFLN